A region of Salmo salar chromosome ssa17, Ssal_v3.1, whole genome shotgun sequence DNA encodes the following proteins:
- the LOC100195755 gene encoding complement C1q-like protein 2 — MRGVQMESQMTDASERTNKQTTTLPDIWTEMKELRDMVHNLGTIVVEQREKLRNMEVRVTASEAEAKEQRNTVTDLRVELMLTKNKVEEVEKDNADLTAGLSGSKSQVEELQTKNTAQAAELSTIGDRVTASEAENAALETRLSTCESQVEELKRATADRPKVAFSAGLTDSGTVGPFVAETTLVYTKIFSNIGKAYNPATGVFTAPVRGVYYIRFTAMSVQTSSYFYAYMYKNGQKIMYSQGYNAGGYETLSNGVSLELEEGDVVYMRIPASNRLYDNSNNHNIFSGFLLFTV; from the exons atgaGAGGGGTTCAGATGGAGAGCCAAATGACTGACGCTTCAGAGAGAACCAACAAACAGACGACCACCTTACCTGACATCTGGACTGAGATGAAGGAGCTGAGAGACATGGTGCACAACCTGGGAACCATCgtggtggagcagagagagaagctgaggAACATGGAGGTCAGAGTGACAGCCAGTGAGGCTGAGGCAAAGGAGCAGAGAAACACAGTGACCGATCTTAGGGTGGAGCTGATGCTCACCAAGAATAAAGTTGAGGAAGTGGAGAAAGATAATGCAG ACCTGACAGCTGGATTGAGTGGCAGTAAGAGCCAGGTGGAGGAGCTGCAGACAAAGAATACAG CCCAAGCTGCTGAACTATCAACCATTGGGGACAGAGTGACAGCCAGTGAGGCTGAGAATGCAG CCCTGGAGACCAGACTGAGTACCTGTGAGAGCCAGGTGGAGGAGCTGAAGAGAGCAACTGCAG ACAGGCCAAAGGTGGCCTTCTCTGCTGGTTTGACTGATTCAGGAACTGTTGGACCCTTTGTTGCTGAAACCACACTGGTATACACCAAAATCTTCTCAAACATTGGCAAGGCCTACAACCCAGCTACAG GTGTCTTCACAGCACCAGTGAGAGGAGTCTACTACATCAGATTCACTGCCATGAGTGTCCAGACCTCGTCTTACTTTTATGCATACATGTATAAGAATGGACAGAAAATCATGTACAGTCAGGGATATAATGCTGGAGGTTATGAGACACTGTCTAATGGAGTCAGTCTGGAGCTAGAGGAGGGAGATGTGGTGTACATGCGCATCCCTGCAAGCAACAGGCTCTATGATAACTCAAATAATCACAACATCTTCAGTGGCTTCCTGCTCTTCACAGTGTGA
- the LOC100196610 gene encoding activin receptor type-1 isoform X1 produces MGRCVFLFLLLQTLQTLAEDGQLLCVCEGSGCLNSAQCEGSQCYSSVAVSSHGAVVTRGCLQGSEKTRLICSTASSLSHALLCCSSFMCNRNATASSLLPLLATAPEEEPMRYRVETLALFVLGPVVILTLLSVLSVLGCRRLHHGRLQRLQEFDPEQDAIDGLITSNVGDSTLAELLDHSCTSGSGSGLPFLVQRTVARQISLMECVGKGRYGEVWRGQWQGENVAVKIFSSRDERSWFRETEIYNTVLLRHENILGFMASDMTSRYSSTQLWLITHYHDNGSLYDYLQRVPVETGEGLAMATSVACGLVHLHTEIFGTEGKPAIAHRDLKSKNILVTKDLHCCIADLGLAVTHSQSDNQLDVGNNPKVGTKRYMAPEVLDETIQTDCFDAYKRVDIWALGLVLWEIARRTYSNGIVEEYKPPFYDQVPNDPSFEDMRKVVCVEQQRPFIPNRWFSDPTLSALVKLMKECWYQNPSARLTALRIKKTLNKIQSSLEKGKKS; encoded by the exons ATGGGTCGTTGTGTCTTTCTGTTCCTGCTGCTACAGACCCTGCAGACATTGGCCGAAG atggccagttgctgtgtgtgtgtgagggcagcGGCTGCCTCAACTCCGCCCAGTGCGAGGGCTCTCAATGCTACTCGTCGGTGGCGGTCAGTAGCCATGGGGCCGTAGTAACACGGGGCTGCCTGCAGGGATCAGAGAAGACCCGTTTGATCTGTTCTACGGCGTCCTCCCTCAGCCATGCCCTTCTCTGCTGCTCCAGCTTCATGTGCAACCGCAACGCCACCGCCAGCTCACTACTGCCCCTCCTCGCTACAG CTCCAGAAGAAGAGCCTATGAGGTATCGTGTGGAGACTCTGGCCCTGTTTGTATTGGGTCCAGTAGTGATCCTAACCCTCCTGTCAGTCCTATCTGTGTTGGGCTGCAGGAGGCTGCACCATGGCAGGCTACAGCGACTACAGGAGTTTGACCCAGAACAGGATGCGATTGACGGACTCATCACCTCTAATGTTGGGGACAGCACTCTGGCT GAGCTGTTGGACCACTCCTGTACGTCAGGCAGTGGTTCAGGCCTGCCCTTCCTGGTCCAGAGAACTGTGGCCAGACAGATCAGCCTGATGGAGTGCGTAG GTAAGGGGCGTTATGGAGAGGTCTGGAGGGGTCAGTGGCAGGGGGAGAACGTGGCTGTGAAGATCTTCTCCTCCCGAGACGAGAGGTCATGGTTCAGAGAGACTGAGATCTACAACACAGTGCTACTGAGACACGAGAACATACTGG GCTTCATGGCGTCAGATATGACGTCTCGTTACTCCAGCACCCAGCTCTGGCTTATCACACATTACCATGACAACGGCTCGCTCTACGACTACCTCCAGAGGGTTCCCGTAGAGACGGGGGAGGGCCTAGCGATGGCGACGTCAGTGGCGTGCGGTTTGGTGCACCTGCACACGGAAATTTTCGGCACCGAGGGGAAGCCGGCCATCGCTCACCGAGACCTGAAGAGCAAGAATATACTGGTGACCAAGGATCTACACTGTTGTATAGCTGATCTgg GCCTGGCAGTAACCCACTCCCAGTCAGACAACCAGCTGGATGTAGGAAACAACCCCAAGGTGGGCACCAAGCGCTACATGGCTCCTGAAGTGTTGGATgagaccatccagacagactgtttTGATGCCTATAAGAGAGTGGACATCTGGGCCCTCGGTCTGGTACTGTGGGAGATCGCTAGGAGAACCTACAGCAACG GTATTGTGGAGGAGTACAAGCCACCGTTCTATGACCAAGTGCCTAACGACCCCAGCTTTGAGGACATGAGGAAGGTGGTCTGTGTGGAACAACAACGACCGTTCATCCCCAATCGTTGGTTCTCCGACCCT accCTGTCTGCCCTGGTGAAACTGATGAAGGAGTGTTGGTACCAGAACCCCTCGGCTCGCCTCACAGCCCTGCGCATCAAAAAGACCCTGAACAAGATCCAGAGCTCCCTGGAGAAAGGAAAGAAGTCGTGA
- the LOC100196610 gene encoding Activin receptor type-1 precursor (The RefSeq protein has 1 substitution compared to this genomic sequence), with amino-acid sequence MGRCVFLFLLLQTLQTLAEDGQLLCVCEGSGCLNSAQCEGSQCYSSVAVSSHGAVVTRGCLQGSEKTRLICSTASSLSHALLCCSSFMCNRNATASSLLPLLATAPEEEPMRYRVETLALFVLGPVVILTLLSVLSVLGCRRLHHGRLQRLQEFDPEQDAIDGLITSNVGDSTLAELLDHSCTSGSGSGLPFLVQRTVARQISLMECVGKGRYGEVWRGQWQGENVAVKIFSSRDERSWFRETEIYNTVLLRHENILGFMASDMTSRYSSTQLWLITHYHDNGSLYDYLQRVPVETGEGLAMATSVACGLVHLHTEIFGTEGKPAIAHRDLKSKNILVTKDLHCCIADLGLAVTHSQSDNQLDVGNNPKVGTKRYMAPEVLDESIQTDCFDAYKRVDIWALGLVLWEIARRTYSNGIVEEYKPPFYDQVPNDPSFEDMRKVVCVEQQRPFIPNRWFSDPTLSALVKLMKECWYQNPSARLTALRIKKTLNKIQSSLEKGKKS; translated from the exons ATGGGTCGTTGTGTCTTTCTGTTCCTGCTGCTACAGACCCTGCAGACATTGGCCGAAG atggccagttgctgtgtgtgtgtgagggcagcGGCTGCCTCAACTCCGCCCAGTGCGAGGGCTCTCAATGCTACTCGTCGGTGGCGGTCAGTAGCCATGGGGCCGTAGTAACACGGGGCTGCCTGCAGGGATCAGAGAAGACCCGTTTGATCTGTTCTACGGCGTCCTCCCTCAGCCATGCCCTTCTCTGCTGCTCCAGCTTCATGTGCAACCGCAACGCCACCGCCAGCTCACTACTGCCCCTCCTCGCTACAG CTCCAGAAGAAGAGCCTATGAGGTATCGTGTGGAGACTCTGGCCCTGTTTGTATTGGGTCCAGTAGTGATCCTAACCCTCCTGTCAGTCCTATCTGTGTTGGGCTGCAGGAGGCTGCACCATGGCAGGCTACAGCGACTACAGGAGTTTGACCCAGAACAGGATGCGATTGACGGACTCATCACCTCTAATGTTGGGGACAGCACTCTGGCT GAGCTGTTGGACCACTCCTGTACGTCAGGCAGTGGTTCAGGCCTGCCCTTCCTGGTCCAGAGAACTGTGGCCAGACAGATCAGCCTGATGGAGTGCGTAG GTAAGGGGCGTTATGGAGAGGTCTGGAGGGGTCAGTGGCAGGGGGAGAACGTGGCTGTGAAGATCTTCTCCTCCCGAGACGAGAGGTCATGGTTCAGAGAGACTGAGATCTACAACACAGTGCTACTGAGACACGAGAACATACTGG GCTTCATGGCGTCAGATATGACGTCTCGTTACTCCAGCACCCAGCTCTGGCTTATCACACATTACCATGACAACGGCTCGCTCTACGACTACCTCCAGAGGGTTCCCGTAGAGACGGGGGAGGGCCTAGCGATGGCGACGTCAGTGGCGTGCGGTTTGGTGCACCTGCACACGGAAATTTTCGGCACCGAGGGGAAGCCGGCCATCGCTCACCGAGACCTGAAGAGCAAGAATATACTGGTGACCAAGGATCTACACTGTTGTATAGCTGATCTgg GCCTGGCAGTAACCCACTCCCAGTCAGACAACCAGCTGGATGTAGGAAACAACCCCAAGGTGGGCACCAAGCGCTACATGGCTCCTGAAGTGTTGGATgagaccatccagacagactgtttTGATGCCTATAAGAGAGTGGACATCTGGGCCCTCGGTCTGGTACTGTGGGAGATCGCTAGGAGAACCTACAGCAACG GTATTGTGGAGGAGTACAAGCCACCGTTCTATGACCAAGTGCCTAACGACCCCAGCTTTGAGGACATGAGGAAGGTGGTCTGTGTGGAACAACAACGACCGTTCATCCCCAATCGTTGGTTCTCCGACCCT accCTGTCTGCCCTGGTGAAACTGATGAAGGAGTGTTGGTACCAGAACCCCTCGGCTCGCCTCACAGCCCTGCGCATCAAAAAGACCCTGAACAAGATCCAGAGCTCCCTGGAGAAAGGAAAGAAGTCGTGA
- the LOC106575380 gene encoding D-2-hydroxyglutarate dehydrogenase, mitochondrial isoform X2 produces the protein MAGLLHRRLRLRTALRWMSPLSTASPPAVVRTLPPGFSSSLLQTPRPGSCGVRCRELHAGEERPAPSPAAAPERRPFSRVTPEDLAFFSKIIPGRTITDPDILEASNVDWLKSVRGFSEVLLRPQSTEEVSHILGYCNSRNLAVSPQGGNTGLVGGSVPVYDEIILSTALMNNVINFDSVSGILSCQAGCVLESLSLYLEDRDYIMPLDLGAKGSCHIGGNVATNAGGLRLLRYGSLRGTVLGLEVLADGRVLDCLATLRKDNTGYDLKQLFIGSEGTLGVITAVTILCPRKAKAVNVAFLGCESFEQLLQTFQLCRGMLGEILSAFEFLDRECMRLLNTHLKLANPITDCPFYIVIETSGSNPTHDEEKLHKFLEEAMTSSQVIDGTVATEEAKIKALWSLRERVTEALTHDGFTYKYDISLPVERIYQLVTDMREHLGNRAKSVVGYGHVGDGNLHLNITSPTKDPDLLASIEPFVYEWTARFQGSISAEHGLGLKKRNYIYYSKANLAVALMGNIKTMLDPKGILNPYKTLPDNLQ, from the exons ATGGCTGGTCTCCTCCACAGAAGGTTGCGTCTGAGAACTGCTCTCAGGTGGATGAGTCCCCTCAGCACTGCCTCACCTCCAGCCGTAGTCAGAACTTTACCCCCAGGTTTTAGCAGCAGCCTGCTCCAGACACCCAGGCCCGGGTCTTGTGGTGTCCGCTGTCGGGAGCTCCATGCTGGGGAAGAGAGACCCGCCCCGTCCCCCGCAGCTGCCCCAGAGAGGAGGCCTTTCTCCAGGGTAACTCCAGAGGACCTGGCCTTCTTCAGCAAGATAATACCAGGCAGGACCATCACTGACCCAGATATACTGGAGGCCAGTAATGTGGACTGGCTCAAGTCAGTGAGAG GTTTCAGTGAGGTTCTGCTGAGGCCCCAGAGTACAGAGGAAGTTTCTCATATCCTTGG GTACTGTAACAGTCGTAACCTGGCAGTGAGTCCTCAGGGTGGTAACACAGGGCTGGTGGGAGGCAGTGTTCCTGTCTATGATGAGATCATCCTCTCTACCGCTCTCATGAACAATGTCATCAACTTCGACTCTGTCTCCG GTATTCTGTCATGCCAAGCAGGTTGTGTGTTGGAGAGCCTGTCTCTTTACCTAGAGGACAGGGACTACATCATGCCCCTGGACCTGGGGGCAAAGGGAAGCTGCCATATAGGAGGCAACGTAGCCACTAACGCTGGAGGACTGAGGCTGCTACGCTACGGATCCCTACGAGGGACAGTATTAGGACTAGAG gtGCTAGCAGACGGAAGGGTCCTGGACTGCCTAGCCACCCTGAGGAAGGACAACACAGGATATGACCTCAAACAGCTGTTCATCGGGTCAGAGGGCACGTTGGGGGTCATCACCGCGGTAACCATCCTGTGTCCACGGAAAGCTAAAGCCGTCAACGTGGCCTTCCTGG GCTGTGAGAGTTTTGAGCAGCTGCTGCAGACCTTCCAGCTGTGTAGAGGCATGCTGGGAGAGATCCTCTCAGCCTTTGAGTTCCTGGACAGAGAGTGTATGagactactgaacacacacctcaAACTAGCTAACCCcatcacag ACTGTCCGTTCTACATCGTCATAGAAACGTCCGGCTCTAACCCCACCCACGATGAGGAGAAGTTGCACAAGTTTCTGGAggaggccatgacatcatcccaggTTATCGACGGGACCGTAGCAACCGAGGAGGCCAAAATCAAG gctcTCTGGTCACTGCGCGAGCGAGTAACAGAGGCTTTAACTCATGATGGTTTCACATATAAATACGACATCTCACTTCCTGTGGAACGGATCTACCAGCTGGTCACAGATATGAGAGAACACCTGGGAAACAGGGCCAAGAGTGTGGTGGGATACGGACACGTtg GTGATGGTAACCTCCACCTGAACATCACCTCTCCTACCAAAGACCCCGACCTCCTGGCCTCCATCGAACCCTTTGTCTATGAGTGGACGGCCCGTTTCCAGGGCAGCATCAGCGCAGAGCACGGCCTGGGCCTGAAGAAGAGGAACTATATTTACTACAGTAAAGCCAACCTGGCTGTTGCTCTGATGGGGAACATTAAGACCATGTTAGACCCCAAAGGCATTCTCAACCCTTATAAGACCCTGCCGGACAACCTGCAATGA
- the LOC106575380 gene encoding D-2-hydroxyglutarate dehydrogenase, mitochondrial isoform X1, which produces MAGLLHRRLRLRTALRWMSPLSTASPPAVVRTLPPGFSSSLLQTPRPGSCGVRCRELHAGEERPAPSPAAAPERRPFSRVTPEDLAFFSKIIPGRTITDPDILEASNVDWLKSVRGFSEVLLRPQSTEEVSHILGYCNSRNLAVSPQGGNTGLVGGSVPVYDEIILSTALMNNVINFDSVSGILSCQAGCVLESLSLYLEDRDYIMPLDLGAKGSCHIGGNVATNAGGLRLLRYGSLRGTVLGLEVVLADGRVLDCLATLRKDNTGYDLKQLFIGSEGTLGVITAVTILCPRKAKAVNVAFLGCESFEQLLQTFQLCRGMLGEILSAFEFLDRECMRLLNTHLKLANPITDCPFYIVIETSGSNPTHDEEKLHKFLEEAMTSSQVIDGTVATEEAKIKALWSLRERVTEALTHDGFTYKYDISLPVERIYQLVTDMREHLGNRAKSVVGYGHVGDGNLHLNITSPTKDPDLLASIEPFVYEWTARFQGSISAEHGLGLKKRNYIYYSKANLAVALMGNIKTMLDPKGILNPYKTLPDNLQ; this is translated from the exons ATGGCTGGTCTCCTCCACAGAAGGTTGCGTCTGAGAACTGCTCTCAGGTGGATGAGTCCCCTCAGCACTGCCTCACCTCCAGCCGTAGTCAGAACTTTACCCCCAGGTTTTAGCAGCAGCCTGCTCCAGACACCCAGGCCCGGGTCTTGTGGTGTCCGCTGTCGGGAGCTCCATGCTGGGGAAGAGAGACCCGCCCCGTCCCCCGCAGCTGCCCCAGAGAGGAGGCCTTTCTCCAGGGTAACTCCAGAGGACCTGGCCTTCTTCAGCAAGATAATACCAGGCAGGACCATCACTGACCCAGATATACTGGAGGCCAGTAATGTGGACTGGCTCAAGTCAGTGAGAG GTTTCAGTGAGGTTCTGCTGAGGCCCCAGAGTACAGAGGAAGTTTCTCATATCCTTGG GTACTGTAACAGTCGTAACCTGGCAGTGAGTCCTCAGGGTGGTAACACAGGGCTGGTGGGAGGCAGTGTTCCTGTCTATGATGAGATCATCCTCTCTACCGCTCTCATGAACAATGTCATCAACTTCGACTCTGTCTCCG GTATTCTGTCATGCCAAGCAGGTTGTGTGTTGGAGAGCCTGTCTCTTTACCTAGAGGACAGGGACTACATCATGCCCCTGGACCTGGGGGCAAAGGGAAGCTGCCATATAGGAGGCAACGTAGCCACTAACGCTGGAGGACTGAGGCTGCTACGCTACGGATCCCTACGAGGGACAGTATTAGGACTAGAGGTG gtGCTAGCAGACGGAAGGGTCCTGGACTGCCTAGCCACCCTGAGGAAGGACAACACAGGATATGACCTCAAACAGCTGTTCATCGGGTCAGAGGGCACGTTGGGGGTCATCACCGCGGTAACCATCCTGTGTCCACGGAAAGCTAAAGCCGTCAACGTGGCCTTCCTGG GCTGTGAGAGTTTTGAGCAGCTGCTGCAGACCTTCCAGCTGTGTAGAGGCATGCTGGGAGAGATCCTCTCAGCCTTTGAGTTCCTGGACAGAGAGTGTATGagactactgaacacacacctcaAACTAGCTAACCCcatcacag ACTGTCCGTTCTACATCGTCATAGAAACGTCCGGCTCTAACCCCACCCACGATGAGGAGAAGTTGCACAAGTTTCTGGAggaggccatgacatcatcccaggTTATCGACGGGACCGTAGCAACCGAGGAGGCCAAAATCAAG gctcTCTGGTCACTGCGCGAGCGAGTAACAGAGGCTTTAACTCATGATGGTTTCACATATAAATACGACATCTCACTTCCTGTGGAACGGATCTACCAGCTGGTCACAGATATGAGAGAACACCTGGGAAACAGGGCCAAGAGTGTGGTGGGATACGGACACGTtg GTGATGGTAACCTCCACCTGAACATCACCTCTCCTACCAAAGACCCCGACCTCCTGGCCTCCATCGAACCCTTTGTCTATGAGTGGACGGCCCGTTTCCAGGGCAGCATCAGCGCAGAGCACGGCCTGGGCCTGAAGAAGAGGAACTATATTTACTACAGTAAAGCCAACCTGGCTGTTGCTCTGATGGGGAACATTAAGACCATGTTAGACCCCAAAGGCATTCTCAACCCTTATAAGACCCTGCCGGACAACCTGCAATGA
- the LOC123728060 gene encoding uncharacterized protein: MEGSTLTQRRAECQLKERAIQTDYVMELGVRLALVWQTQREQEKEMKRIWFETRKMPSLIEENVRDVTNRPLTEFMAPCIDSLPPLAFTNRRPIPTMLHPPSQLAIRAQEAQRFIVFSYFVPAECPVATEATADVRTGKREDLSTDTHLSSMLHRYLPHFFNDDSMPPQQTLEGTTEVSVAPVAKSNIKEEDRFYPFSLPPLAQRFIGKSFNVPETSQPAVLATEYRVAKEATAGTATVKRENRWAARSLLSVLTPCLPSVFDGDFMPPEQTVEDAYEVSGATENTSGTATVDGVGRSAAKRPVPMLPPSLSRVFDIDYKLPGSAVEGTNKCPVASGTTNDVSTHLKEDMAADQSPPDPGALPPSSPCIRDSDHKLTKEKKEDANESSLATEITVGTSIVQGEDLLGDKSPAPRLPPSLSHILDNDHKQPEETIVAREAAVSVSTVFQEEFLDRENPSAATRLPSVLPSSLPLVFDNDYKLPEEAVEGTSKCPVASEAAASVSTVLQEEFLAGKSPPAPAALPLRLPCTHSIDHKQLWETVEDNTERLVDTEESAVSSTVKREELIGDKNPVLALHPSLACIHDKDHNDPNQKGRGTTKEVYLCPHAHQLDPDANLTLSTHNDEPRTWTLEETKVGVLFYTTTLQGWGSVPFQFKALKRIGILEFFLN; encoded by the coding sequence AATGTGAGAGATGTGACAAACCGTCCACTCACTGAGTTCATGGCTCCCTGTATTGACTCCCTCCCACCACTGGCTTTCACCAATCGGAGGCCTATACCAACCATGTTACATCCCCCCTCTCAATTGGCCATACGCGCTCAGGAGGCACAGCGGTTCATTGTATTTTCATACTTTGTCCCTGCTGAGTGCCCAGTTGCCACAGAGGCCACTGCAGATGTACGTACTGGTAAAAGAGAGGACTTATCGACAGATACACATCTTTCCTCAATGCTGCATCGATACCTGCCACACTTCTTTAACGATGACTCCATGCCACCACAGCAGACATTAGAGGGAACCACTGAGGTCTCAGTTGCTCCAGTGGCAAAATCTAATATCAAGGAAGAGGACAGATTCTATCCTTTCTCCCTCCCACCACTGGCTCAGCGGTTCATTGGCAAATCATTCAATGTCCCGGAAACCTCCCAGCCTGCTGTTTTAGCCACAGAGTACCGAGTTGCCAAAGAGGCTACTGCAGGCACGGCCACTGTCAAGAGAGAGAACCGATGGGCAGCTAGAAGTCTTCTTTCAGTGCTGACTCCATGCCTGCCATCAGTCTTTGACGGTGACTTCATGCCACCAGAGcagacagtagaggatgcctatGAGGTCTCAGGTGCTACAGAGAACACTTCAGGTACAGCTACTGTTGATGGAGTGGGCAGATCAGCAGCTAAACGCCCTGTCCCAATGCTGCCTCCAAGTCTGTCACGTGTCTTTGACATTGACTACAAACTGCCGGGGTCGGCAGTAGAGGGAACCAACAAGTGTCCAGTTGCCAGTGGAACAACCAATGATGTGTCCACTCACCTAAAGGAGGACATGGCAGCTGATCAAAGCCCTCCTGACCCTGGAGCACTGCCTCCAAGCTCGCCATGTATCCGTGACTCTGACCACAAACTGACCAAGGAGAAAAAAGAGGACGCCAATGAGTCCTCCCTTGCCACAGAGATCACTGTAGGCACATCCATTGTCCAGGGAGAGGACCTGTTGGGTGATAAAAGCCCTGCTCCAAGGCTGCCTCCAAGCTTGTCACACATTttggacaatgaccataagcagcCAGAGGAGACGATAGTTGCGAGGGAAGCAGCTGTTTCCGTGTCCACTGTCTTCCAAGAGGAGTTTTTGGATAGAGAGAATCCATCAGCAGCTACACGTCTTCCCTCAGTGCTGCCTTCAAGTCTGCCACTTGTCTTTGACAATGACTACAAACTGCCAGAGGAGGCAGTAGAGGGCACCAGCAAGTGTCCAGTTGCCAGTGAAGCAGCCGCTTCCGTGTCCACTGTCCTCCAAGAGGAGTTTTTGGCTGGTAAAAGTCCTCCTGCACCCGCAGCACTGCCTCTAAGGCTGCCCTGTACCCACAGCATTGACCACAAACAGCTATGGGAGACAgttgaggacaacacagagcgCTTAGTTGACACAGAGGAAAGTGCAGTTTCATCCACTGTCAAGAGAGAGGAACTGATAGGTGATAAAAACCCTGTCCTAGCACTTCATCCAAGCCTGGCATGCATCCATGACAAAGACCACAATGATCCAAATCAGAAAGGGAGGGGCACTACTAAGGAGGTGTATCTCTGCCCTCACGCTCACCAGCTGGACCCAGATGCTAACTTAACTCTGTCAACCCACAATGATGAACCCAGGACCTGGACCCTGGAAGAGACAAAGGTAGGTGTCCTATTTTACACTACTACCCTACAGGGTTGggggtcagttccatttcaattcaaagcattgaagagaattggaattttagagttcttcttgaattga